A single region of the Streptomyces sp. NBC_01803 genome encodes:
- a CDS encoding TIGR04255 family protein, which translates to MSDSLRLTRPPVHEVRLALMFQELPKLRTLDLAPLRVEWRDEYPELQESTPLPPWQASEREAVEFVGSGVSWPMGLCSLSTDLGDRRIKFQQDRFILHWTFGEGQQYPGYQSLRAELLEKFDQFSKLSHDASGTIPEVKRADARYVNRLSGISSHEAMTGVLTGWSASSAFPFREPDYSGFRVHYFESELDSRVEVLIGVDSIVAEDASGELADSSSLLLEAEARVDMEDNFASRLDAAHDVITKAFLEITSTQMRREWGEPE; encoded by the coding sequence ATGAGCGACTCACTGCGCCTCACACGACCGCCTGTTCATGAGGTGAGGTTGGCTCTGATGTTCCAAGAGTTGCCGAAGTTGCGAACCTTGGACTTGGCGCCTTTACGAGTCGAGTGGCGCGATGAATATCCGGAGCTGCAGGAATCAACACCACTGCCGCCTTGGCAGGCTTCTGAGAGGGAAGCGGTCGAGTTTGTAGGGTCGGGAGTGTCATGGCCGATGGGCCTCTGCTCTCTATCTACCGACCTGGGCGATAGGCGCATCAAATTCCAACAAGACCGTTTCATCCTGCACTGGACTTTTGGTGAGGGTCAGCAGTATCCCGGCTATCAATCCCTGCGGGCGGAACTGCTTGAAAAGTTTGACCAATTCTCCAAGCTCTCCCATGACGCATCGGGAACTATTCCGGAAGTGAAAAGGGCAGACGCTCGATACGTCAACCGTCTGTCTGGGATTTCTTCCCATGAGGCCATGACTGGTGTTTTGACAGGGTGGTCTGCGTCTTCGGCCTTCCCTTTCCGGGAGCCTGATTACTCTGGCTTCAGGGTTCACTACTTCGAATCCGAGTTGGATTCACGGGTAGAGGTACTTATTGGCGTAGATTCAATAGTTGCTGAGGATGCGAGCGGCGAACTTGCTGACAGCTCCTCGCTGCTCCTGGAGGCGGAGGCGCGTGTCGACATGGAGGATAACTTCGCAAGTCGACTCGATGCAGCCCATGACGTAATCACCAAGGCCTTTCTGGAGATCACGAGCACTCAGATGCGACGGGAATGGGGGGAGCCAGAATGA
- a CDS encoding tyrosine-type recombinase/integrase: MPRRRAFDHVRRLPSGRYQASYLAPDGRRRPAPTTFETKTAANQWLATVQADMLRGVWHPQAGTITLGAYYDKWLATNLRIKKRGTRSLYRRDADRWLLPEFTSSDGTRVHLGAMPLNRVHPPGVRDWYQVMGEGVRAAATERASGPTYRGHPARWWAERSGYDVPRTGRLPRELLAAWETAGSPTPPRREPPADAGRDTVARLYRLLHAVLESARKDGLITVNPCRLAGASDPGQRARAPVEPREVHGMVAAFTDRYRAALWFAVYTALRAGQVWALRRRDVDLENLRVRVAVGLVELPKEGITFDDPKTEGTARWTTITPAMAAILAKHLDEYVPPGPDALVFGTRTGRPVRASQRSKMFHRARLAVGRPDVRWQDLRSATAMFMLDSGASDADVRVQLNHKTDRAARRYRRTSEERRRRLTSGLDDHLAAPVNVLPLRKGA; this comes from the coding sequence ATGCCACGCCGCCGGGCCTTCGACCATGTCCGCAGGCTACCGTCCGGGCGCTACCAGGCGTCCTACCTGGCCCCTGACGGCCGCCGCCGACCCGCGCCCACCACCTTCGAGACCAAGACCGCGGCCAACCAGTGGCTCGCCACCGTCCAGGCGGACATGCTCCGGGGCGTCTGGCACCCCCAGGCGGGAACCATCACCCTCGGCGCGTACTACGACAAGTGGCTCGCCACCAACCTAAGGATCAAGAAGCGGGGCACACGGTCCCTGTACCGGCGCGACGCCGACCGGTGGCTGCTCCCCGAGTTCACCAGCAGCGACGGCACCCGCGTGCACCTGGGCGCCATGCCCCTCAACCGCGTCCACCCGCCCGGCGTACGCGACTGGTACCAGGTCATGGGCGAGGGCGTACGGGCCGCCGCGACCGAACGGGCCAGCGGCCCCACCTACCGGGGCCACCCCGCCCGTTGGTGGGCCGAACGCTCCGGCTACGACGTGCCGCGCACCGGGCGCCTGCCCCGGGAACTGCTGGCCGCCTGGGAAACCGCCGGAAGTCCCACCCCGCCGCGCCGGGAACCGCCGGCGGACGCCGGACGTGACACCGTGGCCCGCCTGTACCGGCTGCTGCACGCGGTGCTGGAGTCCGCCCGCAAGGACGGTCTGATCACCGTGAACCCGTGCCGGCTGGCAGGAGCCTCGGACCCGGGCCAGCGGGCCCGCGCCCCGGTCGAGCCGCGCGAAGTACACGGCATGGTCGCGGCGTTCACCGACCGGTACCGGGCGGCGCTGTGGTTCGCCGTGTACACCGCGCTGCGGGCCGGACAGGTCTGGGCACTGCGCAGGCGGGACGTCGATCTGGAGAACCTGCGCGTCCGCGTCGCGGTCGGCCTGGTCGAACTGCCCAAGGAGGGCATCACATTCGACGACCCCAAGACCGAGGGCACCGCGCGCTGGACGACCATCACCCCCGCCATGGCCGCCATCCTGGCCAAGCACCTGGACGAGTACGTCCCGCCGGGCCCCGACGCGCTGGTCTTCGGCACCCGCACCGGCAGGCCCGTACGCGCCTCCCAGCGCTCGAAGATGTTCCACCGCGCCCGCCTCGCCGTGGGCCGCCCCGACGTCCGCTGGCAGGATCTCCGCAGCGCCACCGCGATGTTCATGCTCGACAGCGGCGCCTCGGACGCCGACGTGCGCGTCCAGCTCAACCACAAGACCGACCGGGCCGCCCGCCGGTACCGGCGCACCTCCGAGGAACGGCGCCGCCGCCTGACCTCCGGCCTGGACGACCACCTCGCGGCGCCCGTCAACGTTCTCCCGCTGCGGAAGGGGGCGTGA
- a CDS encoding helix-turn-helix domain-containing protein, whose product MTTTAVSPDPRHVNPDPFLTAKEAAAYLNVSLRTVWTLRQYGDIKATKIGRLARFRRSELDRYTGATERRADDTAEDPLLTIPEAATYLSIKERQVRNLQYARELHVERVRGRVLLRRSELERYAARTTAHPVER is encoded by the coding sequence ATGACCACGACCGCTGTTTCCCCGGACCCCCGGCACGTCAACCCGGACCCGTTCCTGACGGCCAAGGAGGCCGCCGCGTACCTCAACGTGTCGTTGCGGACGGTCTGGACGCTCCGGCAGTACGGGGACATCAAGGCCACCAAGATCGGACGACTGGCGCGCTTCCGGCGCTCCGAACTCGACCGATACACCGGCGCGACCGAACGGCGTGCCGACGACACCGCAGAGGACCCGCTGCTGACCATCCCCGAGGCGGCGACGTACCTCAGCATCAAGGAACGCCAGGTACGGAACCTGCAATACGCGCGCGAGCTGCACGTGGAGCGGGTGCGCGGACGCGTGCTCCTGCGCCGCTCGGAGCTGGAGCGTTACGCCGCCCGCACGACAGCCCACCCGGTCGAGCGGTGA
- the serS gene encoding serine--tRNA ligase, producing MHDARALIDMGDEAVRRLARRGYTLDLSSLESLQSRRNQSIRIADELRSESKSVAAEVQKTARSGGDTSALKDQARKLKEQIREAEAEQDRVQEELTQLLLTIPNLPADEAPDGDSEDFAVEQRRVGNAPAFSFEPKDHVDLGEAMGILDFGRATKLSGPRFSVLRGVGAALERALVTLFLDLHTRRHGYTEHSVPFLVTRKTMTGTGQLPKFEEDLFATGVADRELFLIPTAEVPLTNLYADEIIPPAGLPLALTAQTPCFRSEAGSYGRDTRGLIRQHQFSKVEMVRICAPGDSRAEMEKMVGHAEACLKELDLAYRVVTLAAGDTGFSAQLTYDIEVWLPSQSTYREISSVSDFGTFQGRRAGIRTRDEHNKSTPAATVNGSGLPVGRTLAAVLEQHQQQDGSVLLPQSLVPYLGFRRITADGAPSEA from the coding sequence ATGCATGACGCGCGCGCTCTGATCGACATGGGAGACGAGGCGGTCCGCCGCCTCGCCCGTCGCGGCTACACCCTGGACCTCTCCTCCCTGGAGTCCCTCCAGTCCCGCCGCAACCAGAGCATCCGCATCGCCGATGAACTGCGCTCCGAGTCCAAGAGCGTCGCGGCCGAGGTCCAGAAGACGGCGAGGTCGGGCGGCGACACCTCCGCCCTCAAGGACCAGGCCCGCAAGCTCAAAGAACAGATCCGCGAGGCTGAGGCAGAGCAGGACCGGGTCCAGGAGGAGCTGACCCAGCTCCTGCTCACTATCCCGAATCTGCCCGCTGACGAGGCACCCGACGGTGACTCCGAGGACTTCGCCGTCGAGCAACGCCGCGTCGGCAACGCGCCCGCCTTCTCCTTCGAACCGAAGGACCACGTCGACCTCGGCGAAGCCATGGGCATCCTCGACTTCGGCCGGGCCACCAAGCTCTCCGGCCCCCGCTTCAGCGTCCTCCGCGGTGTCGGCGCCGCCCTCGAACGCGCCCTCGTGACGCTCTTCCTCGACCTGCACACCCGCCGCCACGGCTACACCGAGCACTCCGTGCCGTTCCTGGTCACCCGCAAGACCATGACCGGCACCGGCCAACTCCCCAAGTTCGAAGAGGACTTGTTCGCCACCGGTGTGGCCGATCGCGAGCTGTTCCTGATCCCCACCGCCGAGGTCCCCCTCACCAACCTCTACGCCGACGAGATCATCCCGCCCGCCGGCCTGCCCCTGGCCCTGACCGCGCAGACTCCCTGCTTCCGGTCCGAGGCCGGTTCGTACGGGCGCGACACCCGCGGGCTGATCCGCCAGCACCAGTTCTCCAAAGTCGAGATGGTCCGCATCTGCGCCCCCGGCGACTCCCGCGCCGAGATGGAGAAGATGGTCGGCCACGCCGAGGCGTGCCTGAAGGAACTCGACCTCGCCTACCGCGTCGTCACCCTCGCCGCCGGCGACACCGGTTTCTCCGCCCAGCTCACCTACGACATCGAGGTCTGGCTGCCCAGCCAGAGCACGTACCGCGAGATCTCCTCGGTCTCCGACTTCGGCACCTTCCAGGGCCGCCGGGCCGGCATCCGCACCCGCGACGAGCACAACAAGTCCACCCCGGCCGCCACCGTCAACGGCTCCGGCCTGCCCGTCGGCCGCACCCTGGCAGCCGTCCTCGAACAGCACCAGCAGCAGGACGGCTCGGTCCTGCTCCCGCAATCCCTCGTCCCCTACCTCGGCTTCCGCCGGATCACGGCGGACGGAGCGCCCTCGGAGGCATAA
- a CDS encoding histidine phosphatase family protein codes for MNGDPSAALPLNAEGIAACHRLHHTGSLSDARVWITSGFQRTQQTALLLAGATRAEFRSDPRLNELGYGDFEGGSFLDYATWLGRHGPWARPPGSAESQGEAFARMLAGVQGTLTRPGPRA; via the coding sequence GTGAACGGCGACCCGAGCGCCGCCCTCCCGCTCAACGCGGAAGGCATCGCCGCATGCCACCGCCTCCACCACACCGGTTCCCTGAGCGACGCCCGAGTGTGGATCACCAGCGGCTTCCAACGAACCCAGCAGACCGCCCTCCTCCTCGCAGGCGCCACCCGGGCCGAATTCCGAAGCGACCCCCGCCTCAACGAACTCGGCTACGGCGACTTCGAAGGCGGCTCCTTCCTCGACTACGCCACCTGGCTCGGACGACACGGCCCCTGGGCCCGCCCGCCGGGCTCCGCCGAGTCGCAGGGCGAAGCCTTCGCGCGAATGCTCGCCGGAGTCCAGGGCACGCTGACACGCCCCGGTCCACGCGCGTGA
- a CDS encoding HAD family hydrolase translates to MSYRGLILDFAGVLATGIGEAIGQWCVGEGLAPDAWLRALAVDPEGRERYLALEAGRLTQAEWNRHTARALGLAESENLMGRVWAGVRRAEEVIAVARAAREAGMTVAMLSNSFGLDPYDPYEYVGVWELFDVAVISEREGIAKPDPEIYRLTLERMGLSGEECVFVDDQAVNLPPATALGITTVHADGDPGYVGRLAGLLGLELAPETPRVV, encoded by the coding sequence GTGAGTTATCGCGGGCTGATTCTGGACTTCGCCGGGGTACTGGCGACGGGCATCGGGGAAGCGATCGGGCAGTGGTGCGTCGGGGAGGGGCTGGCGCCGGACGCGTGGCTCCGGGCCTTGGCGGTTGACCCGGAGGGGCGTGAGCGGTATCTCGCTCTGGAGGCGGGGCGGTTGACGCAGGCCGAGTGGAACCGGCACACAGCGCGAGCGCTCGGCTTGGCGGAGTCCGAGAACCTCATGGGCCGGGTGTGGGCCGGCGTGCGGCGCGCGGAGGAGGTGATCGCTGTGGCGAGGGCGGCTCGTGAGGCGGGGATGACGGTGGCGATGCTGTCCAACAGCTTCGGGCTGGATCCGTACGACCCGTATGAATACGTCGGTGTGTGGGAGCTGTTCGACGTCGCGGTGATATCCGAGCGGGAGGGGATCGCCAAGCCGGATCCGGAGATCTACCGGCTGACGTTGGAGCGCATGGGCCTGAGCGGCGAGGAGTGCGTCTTCGTGGACGATCAGGCGGTCAACCTCCCGCCGGCCACCGCGCTGGGCATCACCACCGTGCATGCCGACGGCGATCCCGGCTACGTCGGGCGCCTGGCGGGACTGCTCGGCCTGGAGTTGGCACCTGAGACGCCACGGGTGGTGTAG
- a CDS encoding FAD-dependent oxidoreductase codes for MTPDLLIIGGGPAGCAAAITAAGVGMRSVLIERKAVLCRKLYSIPALNNVLGGFQTGPDLAAAITADLAVNALCQIRTGLDVTAIAPGDEEVTVTLNDGTRLTAPYAVLATGVAPLQPADADWIEAPAGLRLPPLWEADPAEVKGRTWLIVGADRPLGTFLRAHPDLDVTLLVPHPATDAYKAEEVAADPRVTLLPTPRLTLTSALTAEPGGLRGDAAFTNIGSAPAPPPGVVRDVDGYCPPDLQHPGLIVAGDLRFAQYQRIMTASGSGAEAALRAYYTTRGVSGANSRPSSPARRPT; via the coding sequence TTGACCCCGGACCTGCTGATCATCGGCGGCGGCCCGGCCGGCTGCGCCGCCGCCATCACCGCGGCGGGCGTCGGCATGCGTTCCGTCCTGATCGAGCGAAAGGCGGTCCTGTGCCGGAAGCTGTACAGCATCCCGGCCCTGAACAACGTGCTCGGCGGCTTCCAGACGGGTCCGGACCTCGCCGCCGCCATCACCGCTGACCTCGCCGTGAACGCTCTGTGCCAGATCCGCACGGGCCTTGACGTCACCGCGATCGCCCCGGGCGATGAGGAGGTCACCGTCACGCTGAATGACGGCACCCGGCTCACCGCTCCCTACGCCGTGCTGGCCACCGGGGTCGCCCCACTCCAGCCCGCTGATGCGGACTGGATCGAAGCACCGGCCGGTCTCCGGCTGCCCCCGCTGTGGGAAGCCGACCCCGCCGAGGTCAAGGGCCGCACCTGGCTCATCGTCGGCGCCGACCGCCCTTTGGGTACCTTCTTGCGGGCCCATCCCGACCTCGACGTCACCCTCCTGGTCCCTCACCCCGCCACCGACGCCTACAAGGCGGAGGAAGTCGCCGCTGACCCCCGCGTCACCCTGCTCCCCACACCACGCCTGACCCTGACCAGCGCCCTGACCGCCGAGCCCGGCGGACTGCGCGGCGACGCCGCCTTCACCAACATCGGCAGCGCCCCGGCCCCACCCCCTGGCGTTGTCCGGGACGTGGACGGCTACTGCCCGCCCGACCTCCAGCACCCGGGCCTCATCGTCGCCGGAGACCTGCGCTTCGCCCAGTACCAGCGGATCATGACGGCCAGCGGTTCCGGCGCCGAAGCTGCCCTGCGCGCCTACTACACCACCCGTGGCGTCTCAGGTGCCAACTCCAGGCCGAGCAGTCCCGCCAGGCGCCCGACGTAG
- a CDS encoding isochorismatase family cysteine hydrolase, giving the protein MPRIQAETAVLVVVDVQNGFVNEHSGHVVPAVVNLAREWIALRRPVVFTCYHNYPDSPYERFFSWTRLQGSPDTDLVPALAELAEAAHPVIDKTGYSFLNPQGEELVAKEGWTDLIFCGIATESCVLKSAADTFERGLAPWIVTDACASDAGPAVHDAGLLVARRLIGRGQLITTDALLTSDQENPR; this is encoded by the coding sequence GTGCCCCGAATTCAGGCGGAGACCGCGGTCCTCGTCGTGGTCGATGTGCAGAACGGCTTCGTGAACGAACACAGCGGGCATGTCGTCCCGGCCGTCGTGAACCTTGCGCGCGAGTGGATCGCCCTGCGCCGACCCGTGGTCTTCACCTGCTACCACAACTACCCGGACAGCCCCTACGAGCGTTTCTTCTCCTGGACCCGCCTGCAGGGCTCACCGGACACCGACTTGGTCCCCGCGCTGGCCGAACTTGCCGAAGCCGCCCACCCGGTCATCGACAAGACGGGCTACTCCTTCCTCAACCCGCAGGGGGAAGAACTGGTCGCCAAAGAGGGCTGGACGGATCTGATCTTCTGCGGGATCGCGACCGAGAGCTGCGTGCTGAAGTCCGCCGCCGACACGTTCGAGCGAGGACTCGCGCCCTGGATCGTCACCGACGCCTGCGCCAGTGACGCCGGACCTGCTGTCCACGACGCCGGGCTGCTTGTCGCCCGCCGCCTCATCGGCCGTGGCCAGCTCATCACCACCGACGCCCTCCTCACCTCCGATCAGGAGAACCCGCGTTGA
- a CDS encoding NUDIX hydrolase — MTDIIKRSARAILLDGEELVLIKRTRPGRDPYWVTVGGGIEDDDVSVEDALRREVFEELGGTVGRAELVHLVTDRLEGGLGVQHVFAARLESMDLAARTGTEFSKPERGSYAVVRIPFTAEAIRSIELMPPALADFAAENTEAIRSVLDTPIRKD; from the coding sequence ATGACCGACATCATCAAGCGCAGCGCCCGAGCGATCCTCCTCGACGGGGAGGAACTCGTCCTCATCAAGCGCACCCGCCCCGGACGTGACCCGTACTGGGTGACCGTCGGTGGCGGTATCGAGGACGACGACGTGAGCGTCGAGGACGCCCTGCGACGGGAGGTCTTCGAGGAGCTCGGCGGAACGGTGGGCAGGGCCGAGCTGGTCCATCTCGTGACCGACCGGTTGGAAGGCGGGCTCGGCGTCCAGCACGTCTTCGCCGCCCGCCTGGAATCCATGGACCTGGCGGCGCGCACGGGCACGGAGTTCTCCAAGCCGGAGCGCGGGAGCTACGCGGTGGTGCGCATCCCCTTCACCGCGGAGGCCATTCGGAGCATCGAGCTGATGCCCCCGGCTCTGGCGGACTTCGCGGCGGAGAACACCGAGGCGATCCGCTCCGTCCTGGACACCCCGATCCGC